From the genome of Erythrobacter litoralis, one region includes:
- a CDS encoding pyrroline-5-carboxylate reductase family protein, translated as MASRLLLIGCGNMAGAMLAGWLRAGEDAGRFAVLDPALSGTPDGVRLHRTPEQAAEAGHDAVLLGFKPQQLRALAPTFQPLAGPQVAVHSLLGGITLAQIAAAFPDARAHVRVMPNLASRIGRSPVILAERGLGEAEREQVRLLYDALGFAVWQADETRFDLVTALAGSGPAFVYRFIDALAGAAADLGLDADEATRLATVMVDGAASLAAASDLAPGELAERVASPGGMTREGMDVLDQGDALRRLLTVTLRATADKGAALAREIG; from the coding sequence GTGGCATCGCGGCTCCTGCTGATCGGCTGCGGCAACATGGCGGGCGCGATGCTCGCCGGCTGGCTGCGAGCGGGTGAGGATGCGGGCCGGTTTGCGGTGCTCGATCCCGCGCTTTCCGGGACGCCCGATGGGGTGCGCCTGCATCGCACGCCCGAACAGGCCGCCGAGGCGGGCCACGACGCGGTCCTGCTCGGCTTCAAACCGCAGCAATTGCGCGCGCTCGCCCCGACGTTTCAGCCGCTTGCCGGGCCGCAGGTCGCGGTCCATTCACTGCTTGGCGGGATTACGCTCGCGCAGATCGCCGCCGCCTTTCCCGATGCGCGCGCGCATGTCCGGGTCATGCCCAATCTCGCCTCGCGGATCGGCAGGTCTCCGGTTATCCTGGCCGAACGGGGGCTGGGCGAAGCGGAGCGCGAGCAGGTGCGGCTGCTCTATGATGCGCTCGGCTTCGCGGTGTGGCAGGCGGACGAGACGCGCTTCGACCTCGTCACCGCGCTCGCCGGGTCGGGCCCGGCCTTCGTCTATCGCTTCATCGACGCGCTGGCGGGCGCGGCGGCCGATCTCGGGCTCGACGCGGACGAGGCGACCCGGCTCGCAACCGTCATGGTCGACGGCGCGGCGAGCCTTGCCGCGGCCTCCGATCTCGCACCCGGAGAGCTTGCCGAGCGCGTCGCGAGCCCGGGCGGGATGACGCGCGAGGGGATGGACGTGCTCGATCAAGGCGACGCACTGCGCCGCCTGCTCACGGTGACCCTGCGCGCGACGGCCGACAAGGGCGCGGCGCTGGCGCGCGAAATCGGCTAG
- a CDS encoding YbjN domain-containing protein, which yields MPRRDHAFADRDDAAPLDMLAALFEARGWPCEMISDDEMTGEIAGAWAKYQLRAIWRGSDNVLQFLCLPDIRVSREKRGAAYELLSLVNEQMWLGHFDIWSNGDMLLYRHGALLGDDGMLSLDQAQALVESAVDECDRFYPAFQFVLWGDRNPREALDAALVDAAGEA from the coding sequence ATGCCGCGCCGCGACCACGCCTTCGCCGACCGCGACGATGCCGCCCCGCTCGACATGCTTGCCGCCTTGTTCGAGGCGCGCGGCTGGCCGTGCGAAATGATCTCCGACGACGAGATGACTGGGGAGATCGCGGGCGCCTGGGCGAAGTATCAGCTGCGCGCGATCTGGCGCGGGTCGGACAATGTCCTGCAATTCCTCTGCCTGCCCGACATCCGCGTCAGCCGCGAGAAGCGCGGGGCGGCCTATGAACTTCTCAGCCTCGTCAACGAACAGATGTGGCTCGGTCATTTCGACATCTGGTCGAACGGTGACATGCTGCTTTACCGCCATGGCGCGCTGCTGGGCGATGACGGGATGCTCTCGCTCGACCAGGCGCAGGCGCTGGTGGAAAGCGCGGTCGACGAATGCGACCGATTCTACCCCGCCTTCCAGTTCGTCCTGTGGGGCGACAGGAACCCGCGCGAGGCGCTCGATGCGGCGCTGGTCGATGCGGCGGGCGAGGCCTAG
- a CDS encoding tetratricopeptide repeat protein: MPPRILTLPALALSALLAPAFLAASPAAAQEVTSREVVQPLPSPAIQRLNRALMELARRPKSLAALVEAGDASLALDDLDAAMGFYGRADDLDSENAQVKLGIAAVYLRSGRPVEALEAFALAEAAGATPPEYARDRGLAYDLVGDHAQARAVYEQALAVDPEDPETIRRLALSHAIAGNQASFEDTLRPLLDKRDYAAFRTRAFGLAILGEQARAAAIVDAVMPRDLAGRLTPYLAYMPRLTPAQQAAAANLGIFPRAAEIGREDPRIARFAREAEADRKLEPAGAPLGTRFAAAEPDTPAARDPEPRPDPAPRPEPVNAASAADTQPRVADAFADLGGDELPAARRPAEAVDLAAIEVPREKPAEPEPPAHPRRIWVQVATGQDLAALGFDWRRIARAADGLLDAYTPHTTPWGQANRLLAGPLDSDREAREMVNALAAKGLDTFPFTSPEGKEIQELE; this comes from the coding sequence ATGCCACCCCGTATCCTGACCTTGCCCGCGCTCGCCCTTTCGGCGCTGCTTGCGCCCGCCTTTCTCGCCGCCAGCCCCGCGGCCGCGCAGGAAGTGACCTCGCGCGAGGTCGTCCAGCCGCTGCCCTCGCCTGCGATCCAGCGCCTCAACCGGGCGCTGATGGAACTCGCGAGGCGTCCCAAGAGCCTGGCGGCGTTGGTCGAGGCGGGCGATGCCTCGCTCGCGCTCGACGATCTTGACGCGGCGATGGGGTTCTATGGCCGGGCCGACGACCTTGATTCCGAAAATGCGCAGGTCAAGCTCGGCATAGCGGCGGTCTATTTGCGCTCGGGCCGCCCGGTGGAGGCGCTGGAAGCCTTCGCGCTCGCCGAGGCGGCGGGGGCGACGCCGCCCGAATATGCGCGCGACCGCGGCCTTGCCTACGACCTCGTCGGCGATCACGCACAGGCGCGCGCGGTCTATGAACAGGCGCTCGCGGTCGATCCGGAGGATCCCGAAACCATCCGCCGCCTCGCGCTCAGCCATGCGATCGCGGGGAACCAGGCGAGCTTCGAGGACACGTTGCGCCCGCTGCTCGATAAGCGCGACTATGCCGCCTTTCGCACGCGCGCCTTCGGTCTTGCCATCCTCGGCGAACAGGCGCGCGCGGCGGCGATCGTCGATGCGGTGATGCCGCGCGACCTTGCCGGGCGGCTGACGCCCTACCTCGCCTACATGCCGCGCCTCACCCCCGCGCAGCAGGCGGCGGCGGCCAATCTCGGCATTTTCCCGCGCGCCGCCGAGATCGGACGCGAGGACCCGAGGATCGCCCGTTTCGCCCGCGAAGCCGAGGCCGATCGCAAGCTCGAGCCAGCCGGCGCGCCGCTCGGCACGCGCTTTGCGGCGGCCGAGCCGGACACCCCCGCTGCCCGCGATCCGGAGCCCCGGCCTGATCCCGCGCCCCGGCCCGAACCGGTGAATGCGGCCAGTGCGGCGGACACGCAGCCCAGGGTCGCCGACGCCTTTGCCGATCTGGGCGGGGACGAGCTTCCCGCGGCCCGGCGGCCCGCCGAAGCGGTCGATCTCGCCGCGATCGAGGTCCCGCGCGAAAAGCCCGCCGAACCCGAACCACCCGCTCACCCCCGCCGCATCTGGGTCCAGGTCGCGACCGGGCAGGACCTTGCCGCGCTCGGCTTCGACTGGCGGCGCATCGCGCGCGCGGCTGACGGGCTGCTCGACGCCTACACGCCCCATACGACGCCGTGGGGGCAGGCGAACCGGCTGCTTGCGGGTCCGCTCGACAGCGACCGGGAAGCGCGCGAAATGGTCAATGCGCTGGCTGCGAAGGGTCTCGACACGTTTCCGTTTACGAGCCCGGAAGGCAAGGAAATACAGGAGCTTGAGTGA
- the ftsZ gene encoding cell division protein FtsZ has protein sequence MSINIGPAAAEEIAPRITVIGIGGAGGNAIANMIAAEIEGVDFIVANTDAQALSSSSAERRIQLGPDITGGLGAGARPEVGKAAAEETVAEIEEALEGVNMVFIAAGMGGGTGTGAAPVIAEAARRRGVLTVGVVTKPFLFEGTRRMRAAEAGIAELQQSVDTLIVIPNQNLFLVAKAETTFKEAFQLADEVLQQGVRSITDLMVMPGLINLDFADVRSVMSEMGKAMMGTGEGEGENRALEAAEQAIANPLLDGVSMQGAKGVIISIIGGEDMKLLEVDEAANHIRELVDEDANIIWGSAFNPDLDGKIRVSVVATGIEQSASAGHDRGAAGAALGGALGGARAPKRPVLELPGESELDAPAVPAAEADDTPESEPELSVPTAALDDGEDYDEEEDYSEPFDLTGMQAGDEMGELEGDDVDDIVDPLAGLRGAEDDEEPLDLTGEYTEEDDAAQAAGTDAAGDDLLADADRLADADEPLAPRQGERRRGLLGGGGSSASADGAQGYAGSGPESGTGVSGGGSTLFERMANLSRSSSREDDEDDEDDDDGRTALSIPPFMTRQRNQ, from the coding sequence ATGAGCATCAATATTGGACCCGCCGCGGCGGAGGAAATCGCTCCTCGCATCACCGTCATCGGGATCGGCGGCGCGGGCGGCAACGCGATCGCCAACATGATCGCGGCCGAGATCGAGGGCGTCGACTTCATCGTCGCGAACACCGATGCGCAGGCGCTCAGCAGCTCGTCTGCGGAACGACGCATCCAGCTCGGCCCGGACATCACCGGCGGATTGGGTGCGGGCGCCCGCCCCGAGGTCGGCAAGGCCGCGGCCGAGGAAACCGTGGCGGAGATCGAGGAAGCGCTGGAAGGCGTGAACATGGTCTTCATCGCGGCCGGCATGGGCGGCGGGACCGGCACGGGCGCCGCGCCCGTCATCGCCGAGGCCGCGCGGCGCAGGGGCGTTCTCACCGTCGGCGTTGTGACCAAGCCGTTCCTGTTCGAAGGCACGCGCCGGATGCGCGCGGCCGAGGCCGGGATCGCCGAACTCCAGCAATCGGTCGACACGCTGATCGTCATCCCCAACCAGAACCTCTTCCTCGTCGCCAAAGCCGAGACCACCTTCAAGGAGGCCTTCCAGCTCGCCGACGAAGTGCTGCAGCAGGGCGTGCGTTCGATCACCGATCTCATGGTCATGCCCGGGCTCATCAATCTCGATTTCGCCGACGTGCGTTCGGTCATGAGCGAGATGGGCAAGGCGATGATGGGCACCGGCGAAGGCGAAGGCGAGAATCGCGCCCTGGAGGCGGCCGAACAGGCGATCGCCAACCCGCTGCTCGACGGCGTTTCCATGCAGGGCGCCAAGGGCGTCATCATCTCGATCATCGGCGGCGAGGACATGAAGCTGCTCGAGGTGGACGAGGCCGCGAACCACATCCGCGAACTCGTCGACGAGGATGCGAACATCATCTGGGGCAGCGCCTTCAATCCCGATCTCGACGGCAAGATCCGCGTTTCCGTGGTCGCTACCGGGATCGAACAGAGCGCGTCCGCCGGCCATGATCGCGGCGCCGCCGGGGCAGCGCTTGGCGGCGCTCTCGGCGGAGCGCGCGCGCCCAAGCGCCCGGTGCTCGAACTGCCGGGCGAAAGCGAGCTCGATGCACCCGCAGTACCCGCCGCCGAGGCGGACGATACCCCCGAGTCCGAGCCCGAACTGTCGGTCCCCACGGCTGCGCTCGACGACGGCGAGGATTACGACGAGGAAGAGGACTACTCCGAGCCCTTCGATCTCACCGGGATGCAGGCGGGCGACGAGATGGGCGAGCTCGAAGGGGACGATGTCGACGATATCGTGGACCCGCTCGCCGGGCTGCGCGGGGCCGAGGACGACGAGGAGCCGCTCGACCTGACCGGCGAATACACCGAAGAGGACGATGCCGCGCAAGCCGCGGGCACGGATGCGGCCGGGGACGACCTGCTTGCCGATGCCGACCGGCTGGCCGACGCCGACGAACCGCTTGCGCCGCGCCAGGGTGAACGCCGCCGGGGGCTTCTCGGCGGAGGTGGCTCGAGCGCCAGCGCAGATGGCGCGCAGGGGTATGCGGGAAGCGGGCCGGAAAGCGGAACCGGGGTCTCGGGCGGCGGCAGCACCCTGTTCGAGCGGATGGCCAATCTCTCGCGCAGCTCTTCCCGTGAGGACGACGAGGACGACGAGGATGACGATGACGGCAGGACCGCCCTCAGCATCCCGCCCTTCATGACCAGGCAGCGCAACCAGTAG
- the ftsA gene encoding cell division protein FtsA: MAKAGAGNSGRGPARPRLTRTIGAVNVGSFRISAMIMGEADNGDLVLLGSGHRASKGVRRGYVTDMDAASFAIRDAVERAEKNAGASVGGVWIACAGAGLKSDVKSVETEIGGRRIEEEDVEHLLYLARGAIQPDGRTVLHAQPAHYTLDGAHGVANPRGLHAERLGVDIHVMLADGAPVKNLMEAVQNAHLDVEGVVAAPLASGYACLSEEERELGVALVEIGADVTNVSVFAGGMLLGLTALPMGSADITDAIARAFGIRQSQAERLKCVSGSAIASPSDHREMISLTGPDDDWEEAGAATVARGADDRGRIARAELVSVITQHLARLTTEIGKVLKAMGFSGMRSGQVVLTGGGAELAGLAEFAQGALGMPVRIGRPPAFEGLPEAHATPGFATLAGLCLYAADDPVDIRALGDRFARTRVAGAAGGPFAVGRLMRALREYF, translated from the coding sequence ATGGCGAAGGCCGGCGCGGGCAATTCCGGCAGGGGCCCCGCGCGCCCGCGCCTCACCCGGACCATCGGTGCGGTCAATGTCGGCTCGTTCCGGATCTCGGCGATGATCATGGGCGAGGCGGACAACGGCGATCTCGTCCTGCTGGGGTCGGGCCACCGGGCGAGCAAGGGAGTGCGGCGCGGCTATGTCACCGACATGGACGCGGCGAGCTTCGCGATCCGCGACGCGGTCGAGCGGGCCGAAAAGAACGCGGGAGCGAGCGTGGGCGGCGTGTGGATCGCCTGCGCGGGGGCAGGGCTCAAGAGCGATGTGAAAAGCGTCGAGACCGAAATCGGCGGGCGGCGGATCGAGGAGGAGGATGTCGAACATCTCCTCTACCTTGCGCGCGGGGCGATCCAGCCCGACGGGCGCACGGTGCTGCACGCCCAGCCGGCGCATTACACGCTCGACGGGGCGCATGGCGTCGCCAATCCGCGGGGCTTGCATGCCGAACGGCTCGGCGTCGACATCCATGTGATGCTGGCCGACGGGGCGCCGGTGAAGAACCTGATGGAGGCGGTCCAGAACGCCCATCTCGATGTCGAAGGCGTGGTCGCCGCCCCGCTTGCCTCGGGCTATGCCTGCCTGTCCGAGGAGGAGCGCGAACTGGGCGTCGCGCTGGTCGAGATAGGGGCTGACGTCACCAATGTCTCGGTCTTTGCGGGCGGCATGCTGCTGGGTCTGACCGCGCTGCCGATGGGATCGGCCGACATCACCGATGCCATTGCGCGGGCCTTCGGCATCCGTCAGTCGCAGGCCGAGCGGCTCAAATGCGTGTCGGGTTCGGCGATCGCCTCTCCCAGCGACCACCGCGAGATGATCTCGCTTACCGGGCCGGACGACGACTGGGAGGAAGCCGGTGCGGCAACGGTCGCACGCGGGGCGGACGATCGCGGGCGGATCGCCCGGGCGGAACTGGTCTCTGTCATCACCCAGCACCTCGCGCGGCTCACGACAGAGATCGGCAAGGTATTGAAAGCCATGGGATTCAGCGGTATGCGCAGCGGCCAGGTGGTGCTCACCGGCGGGGGTGCCGAACTGGCGGGTCTTGCCGAATTCGCGCAGGGCGCGCTTGGTATGCCGGTCCGGATCGGACGCCCGCCCGCTTTCGAGGGCCTGCCCGAGGCGCACGCGACGCCCGGATTTGCGACACTGGCGGGTCTGTGCCTCTATGCCGCGGACGATCCGGTCGATATCCGGGCATTAGGCGATCGCTTCGCGCGGACGCGGGTGGCGGGCGCTGCGGGCGGTCCTTTCGCGGTCGGACGGCTGATGCGCGCGCTGCGGGAATATTTCTGA
- a CDS encoding cell division protein FtsQ/DivIB — protein MANRIRRSDGKGVRRTAKSQSRAGRARWAKAKTSGFVDSAMGVLPFTEEQWTRIWLAIIIGAGVALAFVIANFAGVPAMASAEVSRMASEAGFEVRRVRVTGTDRMDEREVYARALAQRDRSMPDVDIEALRAELLDLPWVADARVSKQLPDMLAIDIVEREPHAVLVKPDRLVLIDIGGHELTPVAPEDAAGRLRISGPGAARQVGALDRLLAAAPALGPQVEAAEWVGNRRWNVTFNGGQVLALPEGENEAASAFVKFARMDGQNRLIGGKVASFDMRNPPRVYMRVPGRSERLQAEDLAAEMAAGEGAE, from the coding sequence ATGGCTAACCGGATCAGGCGTTCGGACGGAAAGGGCGTGCGGCGCACGGCGAAATCGCAGAGCCGCGCAGGCCGCGCGCGCTGGGCGAAGGCGAAGACCAGCGGCTTTGTCGACAGCGCGATGGGCGTGCTTCCCTTCACCGAGGAGCAGTGGACCCGCATCTGGCTCGCCATCATCATCGGGGCGGGGGTCGCGCTCGCTTTCGTGATCGCCAATTTCGCGGGTGTCCCCGCCATGGCCTCGGCCGAGGTCTCGCGCATGGCGTCCGAAGCCGGCTTCGAGGTGCGGCGCGTGCGCGTGACGGGCACGGACCGGATGGACGAGCGCGAAGTCTATGCCCGCGCGCTCGCGCAGCGGGATCGCTCGATGCCCGATGTCGATATCGAGGCCCTGCGCGCGGAATTGCTCGACCTGCCATGGGTCGCCGATGCGCGGGTGTCCAAACAGCTGCCCGACATGCTCGCCATCGACATCGTCGAGCGCGAACCGCATGCGGTGCTGGTCAAGCCCGACCGGCTGGTGCTGATCGATATCGGCGGCCATGAACTGACCCCCGTCGCGCCCGAGGATGCGGCCGGGCGCCTGCGCATTTCCGGCCCCGGCGCCGCGCGGCAGGTCGGCGCGCTCGACCGGCTGCTCGCCGCCGCGCCCGCGCTCGGCCCCCAGGTCGAGGCCGCCGAATGGGTCGGCAATCGGCGCTGGAACGTTACTTTCAACGGCGGGCAGGTGCTCGCGCTTCCCGAAGGCGAAAACGAGGCGGCAAGTGCGTTCGTCAAGTTCGCGCGGATGGACGGGCAGAATCGCCTGATCGGCGGCAAGGTCGCAAGTTTCGACATGCGCAACCCGCCGCGCGTCTACATGCGCGTGCCGGGGCGCAGCGAACGATTGCAGGCCGAGGACCTCGCCGCCGAAATGGCCGCCGGCGAGGGAGCGGAGTGA
- a CDS encoding D-alanine--D-alanine ligase has translation MSTEPLHVAVLMGGWANEREVSLMSGRGVADALELKGYRVTEIDMGRDVAARLAEAAPDVVFNALHGVPGEDGSVQGMLDLMGLAYTHSGLATSVIAIDKQLTKQALVPQGIPMPGGRIVKSADLFERDPLPRPYVLKPVNEGSSVGVAIVTADSDCGNPISRDAPGPWQQFAQLLAEPFIKGRELTAAVIDGEDGPRALGVTELVIDQGFYDYEHKYTEGRTQHVCPAEIPPAIAALCEHYALKAHQVLGCHGTSRTDFRWDDELGEEGLFVLETNTQPGMTPLSLVPEQAKHAGIGYAELVDLLVKEAVRVHGSKGASHG, from the coding sequence ATGAGCACTGAACCCCTCCATGTCGCGGTCCTGATGGGCGGCTGGGCGAACGAGCGCGAGGTTTCGCTGATGAGCGGACGCGGTGTCGCCGATGCGCTGGAGCTGAAGGGCTACCGCGTCACCGAAATCGACATGGGCCGCGATGTCGCCGCGCGGCTTGCCGAGGCTGCGCCCGATGTCGTCTTCAACGCGCTTCACGGCGTGCCGGGCGAGGATGGGAGCGTGCAGGGCATGCTCGACCTGATGGGCCTCGCCTATACCCATTCGGGCCTTGCCACATCGGTCATCGCGATCGACAAGCAGCTGACCAAGCAGGCGCTCGTCCCCCAGGGCATCCCCATGCCCGGCGGGCGGATCGTCAAGTCCGCCGACCTGTTCGAGCGCGATCCGCTGCCGCGGCCCTACGTCCTCAAACCGGTCAACGAAGGCTCCTCCGTCGGCGTCGCGATCGTCACGGCGGACAGCGATTGCGGCAATCCGATCTCGCGCGACGCGCCCGGCCCGTGGCAGCAATTCGCGCAGCTGCTTGCCGAACCCTTCATAAAGGGACGCGAACTCACCGCCGCCGTGATCGACGGAGAGGACGGGCCGCGCGCACTGGGCGTCACCGAGCTCGTGATCGATCAGGGCTTTTACGATTACGAACACAAATACACCGAGGGCCGCACCCAGCATGTCTGCCCCGCCGAGATCCCGCCCGCGATCGCGGCCCTGTGCGAACACTATGCGCTCAAGGCCCACCAGGTGCTGGGCTGCCACGGCACCAGCCGGACCGATTTCCGCTGGGACGACGAACTGGGCGAGGAAGGGCTGTTCGTCCTCGAAACCAACACCCAGCCCGGCATGACCCCGCTCAGCCTCGTTCCCGAGCAGGCCAAACATGCCGGGATCGGCTATGCCGAACTCGTCGACCTGCTGGTCAAGGAGGCTGTCAGAGTCCACGGTTCCAAGGGGGCAAGCCATGGCTAA
- the murB gene encoding UDP-N-acetylmuramate dehydrogenase, with protein MNDHMVQPGDTWKYDDGRAPTCAVEGAVSAPVPLEGIRGDLTCKAPLAKLVWFKSGGQADWLFEPADLADLRLFIERLGGQLPVMALGLGSNLIIRDGGVPGIVVRLGKAFAGVEAGEGSTLTCGAGAPGILVASTARDNGIAGLEFLRGIPGTVGGFVRMNGGAYGSEVADVLETCEVILPGGEMVTLPVGDLGYSYRHSDLPDGAIVVSARFRGRPGDPQEIGAEMDRIAEAREQSQPIRTKTGGSTFKNPEGGKAWQLVDAAGCRGMMLGGAQVSEKHTNFLINTGEATSADIEGLGELVREKVYKNSGIMLDWEIQRVGRP; from the coding sequence ATGAACGATCACATGGTCCAGCCCGGCGACACCTGGAAATACGACGACGGACGGGCCCCGACCTGCGCGGTCGAGGGCGCGGTGTCGGCGCCCGTGCCGCTCGAGGGTATAAGGGGCGATCTCACCTGCAAGGCGCCGCTGGCGAAGCTCGTCTGGTTCAAGAGCGGCGGGCAGGCCGACTGGCTGTTCGAACCGGCCGACCTTGCGGACCTCAGGCTCTTCATCGAGCGGTTGGGCGGGCAATTGCCGGTCATGGCGCTGGGCCTCGGTTCCAATCTCATCATCCGCGACGGGGGCGTGCCCGGCATCGTGGTGCGGTTGGGCAAGGCCTTTGCCGGGGTCGAGGCGGGCGAGGGCTCTACGCTCACCTGCGGCGCTGGCGCTCCGGGCATTCTCGTCGCATCCACCGCGCGCGACAACGGCATTGCCGGACTCGAATTCCTGCGCGGGATACCGGGCACGGTGGGCGGCTTCGTGCGGATGAACGGCGGCGCCTATGGCAGCGAGGTCGCCGACGTGCTGGAGACATGCGAAGTGATCCTGCCGGGCGGCGAGATGGTCACGCTTCCGGTCGGCGATCTCGGCTACAGCTATCGCCACAGCGATCTTCCCGATGGCGCGATCGTCGTCTCGGCGCGATTCAGGGGGCGCCCCGGCGACCCGCAGGAGATCGGCGCGGAGATGGACCGCATCGCCGAGGCGCGCGAGCAATCGCAGCCGATCCGCACCAAGACGGGCGGTTCGACCTTCAAGAACCCCGAAGGCGGCAAGGCATGGCAGCTGGTCGATGCGGCGGGCTGCCGGGGGATGATGCTGGGCGGAGCGCAGGTCAGCGAGAAGCACACCAATTTCCTCATCAATACGGGCGAGGCGACCAGCGCTGACATAGAGGGGCTGGGCGAACTGGTGCGCGAGAAGGTCTACAAGAATTCGGGCATCATGCTCGACTGGGAAATCCAGCGGGTGGGACGGCCGTGA
- the murC gene encoding UDP-N-acetylmuramate--L-alanine ligase yields the protein MRGVPTDIGTIHFVGIGGIGMSGIAEVMHNLGYNVQGSDIAEGVSVERLRGRGIAVHIGHAKGNVEGAAVVVTSTAVKRDNPEVVAALESRIPVVRRAEMLAELMRLKSTVAVAGTHGKTTTTSMVASLLDRGGIDPTVINGGIIEQYGSNARLGDSDWMVVEADESDGSFLRLDGTIAVVTNIDPEHLDHYGDFDGVKRAFLEFIQNVPFYGAAILCVDHPEVQAVIGEVRDRKVVTYGFSLQADICGVNVHSADGGNTFDVIVRQRGQRDEKHDRRIEGVHLPMPGRHNVQNALAAIAVAIEMGCSDEVIREGFGAFSGVRRRFTKVGEIALAGGSVSVIDDYAHHPVEIQAVLAAAREAVASEGPANGEGARVIAVAQPHRYTRLHDLMDGFQSCFNDADMVLVTPVYEAGEEPIAGIDSAALVSGLKSRGHRSANTVETHAELAEKLAAALRPGDMVVCLGAGDITRWAATLAGAVEAHVRA from the coding sequence ATGAGAGGCGTTCCGACCGATATCGGCACGATCCATTTCGTCGGGATCGGCGGGATCGGCATGTCCGGCATCGCCGAGGTAATGCACAATCTGGGCTACAACGTGCAGGGCTCGGACATTGCCGAAGGCGTCAGCGTCGAGCGGCTGCGTGGGCGCGGGATCGCGGTCCATATCGGCCATGCCAAAGGCAATGTCGAGGGCGCTGCGGTGGTCGTTACCTCCACTGCGGTCAAGCGCGACAATCCCGAGGTGGTGGCCGCGCTCGAATCCCGCATCCCGGTCGTGCGGCGGGCGGAAATGCTCGCCGAACTGATGCGTCTCAAATCGACGGTCGCGGTCGCGGGGACGCATGGCAAGACCACCACGACGAGCATGGTGGCAAGCCTGCTCGACCGGGGCGGGATCGATCCGACGGTCATCAATGGCGGGATCATCGAACAATACGGATCGAACGCACGACTGGGCGATTCCGACTGGATGGTGGTCGAGGCGGACGAAAGCGACGGCAGCTTCCTGCGGCTGGACGGTACCATCGCGGTCGTCACGAACATCGATCCCGAACATCTTGATCATTACGGCGATTTCGACGGGGTGAAGCGCGCCTTTCTCGAATTCATCCAGAACGTGCCCTTCTATGGCGCGGCGATATTGTGCGTCGACCATCCGGAAGTGCAGGCGGTGATCGGCGAGGTGCGCGATCGCAAGGTCGTGACCTACGGCTTCTCGCTCCAGGCCGATATCTGCGGGGTCAACGTGCACAGTGCGGATGGCGGCAACACCTTCGACGTGATCGTGCGCCAGCGCGGGCAGCGCGACGAAAAGCACGACCGCCGGATCGAGGGCGTGCACCTGCCCATGCCCGGGCGCCACAATGTCCAGAACGCGCTCGCGGCGATTGCCGTTGCGATTGAAATGGGCTGTTCGGACGAGGTCATCCGCGAAGGCTTCGGCGCGTTCAGCGGCGTGCGGCGGCGTTTCACCAAGGTCGGGGAGATCGCGCTTGCCGGCGGCAGCGTCAGCGTGATCGACGATTATGCCCACCATCCGGTCGAGATCCAGGCCGTGCTCGCCGCCGCGCGCGAGGCGGTCGCCAGCGAAGGTCCGGCGAACGGGGAGGGCGCGCGCGTCATCGCGGTCGCCCAGCCGCATCGCTACACCCGCCTGCATGACCTGATGGACGGCTTCCAGTCCTGCTTCAACGATGCCGACATGGTGCTGGTCACACCCGTCTACGAAGCGGGCGAGGAGCCGATAGCGGGCATCGATTCCGCCGCGCTCGTCTCGGGCCTCAAGTCGCGCGGTCATCGCAGCGCGAACACGGTCGAAACCCATGCCGAACTGGCCGAGAAACTCGCCGCCGCGCTGCGTCCGGGCGACATGGTGGTGTGTCTCGGCGCCGGGGATATCACGCGCTGGGCGGCTACCCTTGCGGGCGCTGTCGAAGCACATGTGAGAGCATGA